A window from Streptomyces sp. NBC_00299 encodes these proteins:
- a CDS encoding Fpg/Nei family DNA glycosylase — MPELPDVEGFRNVLQSCAKGRTIRRVDVRDPGVLHGVSARRLRASLEGRRVTRAERHGKWLLARTGGPTLALHFGMTGLLLCAHPDDAAEPHDRVLLTVARDHQLRYRDQRKLQGLWLAGDDFDVVRLLRDQGPDALTVDREEFEDVLASHRGRVKSVLIDQSALAGLGNLLADEILWRARLRPHTPANVLAEPERRRLYTEMRRTLRPAVAAGRVPPRPTWLTGHRDDPDPHCPRCGTHLRRTRMAGRTTVWCPGCQEKGA; from the coding sequence ATGCCTGAGCTGCCAGACGTCGAGGGTTTCCGGAACGTGCTCCAGTCCTGCGCGAAGGGCCGGACCATCCGCCGCGTCGATGTCCGCGACCCGGGCGTCCTGCACGGCGTGAGCGCACGGCGGCTGCGGGCCTCGCTGGAGGGGCGGCGCGTCACCAGGGCGGAGCGGCACGGCAAGTGGCTGCTCGCCCGCACCGGCGGCCCGACCCTCGCGCTGCACTTCGGCATGACCGGCCTGCTGCTCTGCGCCCACCCGGACGACGCGGCCGAGCCCCACGACCGCGTCCTGCTCACCGTCGCCCGCGACCACCAGCTCCGCTACCGTGACCAGCGTAAACTCCAGGGCCTCTGGCTGGCCGGCGACGACTTCGACGTCGTACGGCTGCTGCGGGACCAGGGGCCCGACGCCCTGACGGTGGACCGCGAGGAGTTCGAGGACGTACTCGCCTCGCATCGCGGACGCGTCAAGTCGGTCCTGATCGACCAGTCGGCCCTGGCGGGCCTCGGCAACCTCCTGGCGGACGAGATCCTTTGGCGGGCGAGGCTGCGGCCGCACACCCCGGCCAACGTCCTCGCCGAGCCCGAGCGCCGCCGCCTCTACACCGAGATGCGCCGCACCCTGCGCCCCGCGGTCGCCGCCGGCCGGGTTCCCCCTCGCCCCACCTGGCTCACCGGCCACCGTGACGACCCCGACCCGCACTGCCCCCGCTGCGGCACGCACCTGCGCCGCACCCGCATGGCAGGCCGGACGACGGTGTGGTGTCCGGGGTGCCAGGAGAAGGGGGCGTGA
- a CDS encoding peptidase codes for MKIRRVLATAVAAAVTAPVVLLSTAPAFADEKPAAQTQKAKPTIEELQQAVDLAQKEYDAAVVAVNDAIKFLEEGLEAETYPTKAAVIETKKAAEAAAKAKTEADQAVVDAQAKLDGATTDEEKAAAQTVLDAAEKAAQDAAAAKTAADTKAAEARTAHDDARVAQARKIGLLQKARDEAKKKLDDAKKALADAEAEEGEEGEGEEPGGECVPEPKLTAVLSGLPDKVVGGTTENFTLRVTNGTGKTMDEVYPYAAVHAFDDKGLKELDSYLDLEWSTAANPSWRDFDVLDGSSVGTLKPKASVDVKLRLKVDADIPAGQGAVFVSADYINADESCGGYPDLDHHEFQILAKADSGNTEDTDGKPDNTTGQGGTSTTPVNGTGGSESGSLAETGSSDVLPKVGLAGGAALMLGAGAVVVARRRKAGTNA; via the coding sequence GTGAAGATTCGCCGTGTTCTCGCGACCGCCGTCGCCGCCGCCGTGACCGCCCCGGTCGTCCTTCTCTCGACGGCACCCGCCTTCGCCGACGAGAAGCCGGCCGCGCAGACGCAGAAGGCGAAGCCGACGATCGAAGAGCTCCAGCAGGCCGTCGACCTCGCGCAGAAGGAGTACGACGCCGCCGTCGTCGCGGTGAACGACGCCATCAAGTTCCTCGAGGAGGGCCTGGAGGCGGAGACCTACCCGACCAAGGCCGCCGTCATCGAGACCAAGAAGGCCGCCGAGGCCGCCGCCAAGGCCAAGACGGAGGCCGACCAGGCCGTCGTGGACGCCCAGGCCAAGCTGGACGGCGCCACCACCGACGAGGAGAAGGCCGCGGCGCAGACGGTGCTGGACGCGGCCGAGAAGGCCGCCCAGGACGCCGCGGCAGCCAAGACGGCCGCCGACACCAAGGCCGCCGAGGCGAGGACCGCTCACGACGACGCCCGCGTCGCCCAGGCCCGGAAGATCGGCCTTCTGCAGAAGGCGAGGGACGAGGCCAAGAAGAAGCTCGACGACGCGAAGAAGGCGCTCGCGGACGCCGAGGCCGAGGAGGGGGAGGAAGGGGAAGGGGAGGAGCCGGGCGGCGAGTGCGTCCCCGAGCCCAAGCTCACCGCTGTCCTCAGCGGGCTGCCGGACAAGGTCGTCGGCGGAACCACGGAGAACTTCACGCTGCGCGTCACCAACGGCACCGGCAAGACCATGGACGAGGTGTACCCGTACGCGGCCGTCCACGCCTTCGACGACAAGGGCCTCAAGGAGCTCGACTCCTACCTCGACCTGGAGTGGTCCACCGCCGCGAACCCGAGCTGGCGCGACTTCGACGTGCTCGACGGATCGTCCGTCGGCACCTTGAAGCCGAAGGCGTCGGTCGACGTCAAGCTGCGCCTGAAGGTCGACGCGGACATCCCGGCCGGGCAGGGCGCCGTCTTCGTTTCGGCCGACTACATCAACGCTGACGAGTCCTGCGGCGGCTACCCGGACCTCGACCACCACGAGTTCCAGATCCTGGCCAAGGCCGACTCGGGCAACACCGAGGACACCGACGGCAAGCCCGACAACACCACCGGGCAGGGCGGCACCTCCACCACTCCGGTGAACGGAACCGGCGGCAGCGAAAGCGGCTCGCTCGCCGAGACCGGCTCGAGCGACGTCCTGCCGAAGGTCGGCCTGGCGGGCGGCGCGGCGCTCATGCTCGGCGCCGGCGCGGTGGTCGTCGCCCGTCGCCGCAAGGCGGGCACCAACGCCTGA
- a CDS encoding DNA polymerase III subunit gamma and tau: protein MSSLALYRRYRPESFAEVIGQEHVTDPLQQALRNNRVNHAYLFSGPRGCGKTTSARILARCLNCEQGPTPTPCGECQSCQDLARNGPGSIDVIEIDAASHGGVDDARELREKAFFGPASSRYKIYIIDEAHMVTSAGFNALLKVVEEPPEHLKFIFATTEPEKVIGTIRSRTHHYPFRLVPPGTLRDYLGDVCGRENIPVEDGVLPLVVRSGAGSVRDSMSVMDQLLAGAREEGVTYAMATSLLGYTDGSLLDSVVEAFATGDGAAAFEVVDRIIEGGNDPRRFVADLLERLRDLVILAAVPDATEKGLIDAPADVLERMQAQAGIFGAAELSRAADLVNDGLTEMRGANSPRLQLELICARVMLPAAYGDERSVMARLDRLERGVNFSAGAGAGMPAMGYVPGPEAHAGAAAAQVPPGGGPAAARAAVRASGGPGQAPAAGPGAPTGGAAGGMGGTAAPDPTGQTPPAPTAPAEAPQSGHRPQPSQAPPTPEPAPAPPSTPTPAPAAATPQAPSAPAPGAWPTAAPAGGGRRPGGWPTATPAGGGTQPPAPAGGTPAPTPQQPPAAAPAPTPAPAAGAAPAYTPPSSGVDPRMLWPNILEAVKNRRRFTWILLSQNAQVTGFDGTTLQLGFVNAGARDNFVSSGSEDVLRQALAEQFNVQWKIEAVVDPSGGGSAPPPPGGSPGFGGGGGGTGGNSGYGGGGTSAQRPASPQPTPAAPAPPSTASAPAAPTPAPEPASAPEPRPPVNLEDDIPEDDDPDLNESALSGRELIVRELGATVVEEFTNE from the coding sequence GTGTCGTCTCTCGCGCTGTACCGCCGCTATCGCCCGGAGTCGTTCGCCGAGGTCATCGGGCAGGAGCATGTCACCGACCCGTTGCAGCAGGCGCTGCGGAACAACCGGGTCAATCACGCGTACCTGTTCAGCGGGCCGCGCGGCTGCGGCAAGACGACCAGCGCCCGGATCCTCGCCCGGTGTCTGAACTGTGAGCAGGGTCCTACGCCGACCCCCTGCGGCGAGTGCCAGTCCTGCCAGGACCTCGCTCGCAACGGCCCCGGATCCATCGACGTCATCGAGATCGACGCCGCGTCGCACGGTGGTGTGGACGACGCCCGTGAGCTGCGCGAGAAGGCCTTCTTCGGACCGGCGAGCAGCCGCTACAAGATCTACATCATCGACGAGGCCCACATGGTCACGTCGGCCGGCTTCAACGCACTGCTGAAGGTCGTCGAGGAGCCCCCGGAGCATCTGAAGTTCATCTTCGCCACGACCGAGCCCGAGAAGGTCATCGGGACCATCCGGTCGCGGACGCACCACTACCCCTTCCGCCTCGTCCCGCCGGGCACCCTGCGGGACTACCTCGGCGATGTGTGCGGCCGGGAGAACATCCCCGTCGAGGACGGCGTGCTGCCGCTCGTCGTGCGCTCGGGCGCGGGGTCCGTGCGTGACTCCATGTCCGTCATGGACCAGCTGCTCGCCGGAGCGAGGGAGGAGGGTGTGACGTATGCCATGGCCACCTCCCTGCTCGGGTACACCGACGGCTCGCTCCTCGACTCCGTCGTGGAGGCCTTCGCCACCGGTGACGGCGCCGCCGCCTTCGAGGTCGTGGACCGCATCATCGAGGGGGGCAACGATCCGCGGCGGTTCGTCGCCGACCTGCTGGAGCGGCTGCGCGACCTCGTCATCCTCGCCGCCGTGCCGGACGCCACCGAGAAGGGGCTCATCGACGCCCCGGCCGATGTCCTGGAGCGCATGCAGGCCCAGGCCGGCATCTTCGGCGCCGCCGAACTGAGCCGTGCCGCCGACCTCGTTAACGATGGGCTGACCGAGATGCGGGGGGCCAACTCGCCCCGGCTGCAGCTCGAACTGATCTGCGCGCGCGTGATGCTGCCCGCGGCGTACGGGGACGAGCGTTCCGTGATGGCCCGCCTCGACCGGCTGGAGCGGGGCGTCAACTTCTCCGCGGGCGCCGGCGCCGGCATGCCCGCGATGGGATACGTGCCCGGCCCCGAAGCCCACGCGGGAGCGGCCGCCGCGCAGGTTCCGCCGGGCGGCGGTCCCGCCGCGGCCCGGGCTGCCGTACGGGCGTCGGGAGGGCCGGGGCAGGCCCCCGCGGCCGGGCCCGGTGCTCCGACGGGCGGCGCCGCGGGCGGCATGGGCGGTACGGCCGCCCCGGACCCGACGGGGCAGACCCCGCCCGCGCCCACAGCCCCGGCCGAGGCACCCCAGAGCGGCCACCGGCCTCAGCCCTCCCAGGCTCCGCCCACCCCCGAGCCCGCCCCCGCACCCCCGTCCACACCTACGCCCGCCCCGGCGGCGGCCACCCCTCAGGCCCCCTCCGCCCCCGCCCCCGGCGCCTGGCCCACCGCAGCCCCCGCAGGCGGCGGCCGACGCCCCGGCGGCTGGCCCACGGCGACCCCGGCGGGCGGCGGCACCCAGCCCCCGGCGCCGGCGGGCGGCACCCCGGCACCCACCCCGCAGCAGCCTCCGGCAGCCGCACCGGCGCCCACCCCCGCCCCCGCCGCAGGCGCGGCCCCTGCCTACACACCCCCGAGCAGCGGCGTCGACCCCCGCATGCTCTGGCCGAACATCCTGGAGGCGGTCAAGAACCGCCGCCGCTTCACCTGGATCCTGCTCAGCCAGAACGCCCAGGTGACCGGCTTCGACGGCACCACCCTCCAACTCGGCTTCGTCAACGCCGGAGCGCGCGACAACTTCGTGAGCAGCGGCAGCGAGGACGTCCTGCGCCAGGCGCTGGCCGAGCAGTTCAACGTCCAGTGGAAGATCGAGGCCGTCGTCGACCCGTCGGGCGGAGGCTCGGCTCCCCCGCCTCCGGGCGGCTCCCCGGGCTTCGGCGGAGGCGGAGGCGGCACCGGCGGCAACAGCGGCTACGGCGGTGGCGGTACGTCCGCCCAGCGCCCGGCCTCTCCTCAGCCCACGCCCGCGGCGCCCGCCCCGCCCTCGACGGCCTCCGCGCCGGCCGCCCCCACCCCGGCCCCCGAGCCTGCCTCCGCCCCGGAGCCGCGCCCACCGGTGAACCTCGAGGACGACATCCCCGAGGACGACGACCCCGACCTCAACGAGTCGGCGCTCTCCGGCCGTGAACTGATCGTGCGGGAGCTGGGGGCGACGGTGGTGGAGGAGTTCACGAACGAGTAG
- a CDS encoding TerD family protein has translation MPELTKGGNIAVGSGPVVAELHAVGGTVDLSALLVAADGKVRSDDDLVFYNQPSAESGAVRHLAADSGGPERIEMDPAALPADVDRVVLVGSCDPDDVQRTFREVKDVLVRASQVGADPVDFRPPALTDGERAVLLMELYRRGEAWKLRAIGQGYADGLAGLATDFGIDVAEAEEPEAAEEPEQRVASRAPMPSEPPAGAAQPAPTAPPMSLRKPPLGTISLDKGGQVALSLDKADRKLVVTATLEWDGGSEQRRKRGADLDLYALFVPASKAIRGDQAPGTLLTPKKGSRPPRASDTAHKGKGADVVYYKRLGSRKNPPFIHLDGDARVPGRETLRIVRPDQQGYVLLCAYSALSNGFGSFRSFGAKVVVTDGRGSTVTVPLFENTKTRYWVAIALVDFTASDGAEIQHVEAYSARMTERRPVLHVDGTVEMNAGPVEFKRR, from the coding sequence ATGCCGGAGCTGACCAAGGGCGGGAACATCGCGGTGGGCTCCGGGCCCGTCGTCGCCGAGCTGCACGCCGTGGGCGGCACGGTCGACCTCAGTGCCCTGCTGGTGGCGGCGGACGGCAAGGTCCGGTCCGACGACGACCTGGTCTTCTACAACCAGCCGTCCGCCGAGTCCGGTGCCGTCCGGCACCTCGCCGCCGACAGCGGGGGCCCCGAGCGCATCGAGATGGACCCGGCCGCGCTCCCGGCGGACGTGGACCGGGTGGTCCTGGTCGGGAGCTGCGATCCCGACGACGTGCAACGCACCTTCCGCGAGGTCAAGGACGTGCTCGTCCGCGCCTCCCAAGTCGGCGCCGACCCGGTCGACTTCCGCCCGCCGGCCCTCACCGACGGCGAACGCGCCGTACTCCTGATGGAGCTCTACCGCAGGGGCGAGGCCTGGAAGCTGCGCGCCATCGGCCAGGGGTACGCCGACGGGCTGGCCGGGCTCGCCACCGACTTCGGCATAGACGTGGCGGAGGCGGAGGAGCCGGAAGCGGCCGAGGAGCCCGAGCAGCGGGTGGCGTCACGGGCGCCGATGCCGTCCGAGCCGCCCGCCGGCGCGGCGCAGCCGGCCCCGACCGCGCCCCCGATGAGCCTGCGCAAGCCCCCGCTCGGCACGATCAGCCTCGACAAGGGCGGCCAGGTCGCGCTGAGCCTGGACAAGGCGGACCGCAAGCTGGTGGTCACCGCGACCCTGGAGTGGGACGGCGGCAGCGAGCAGCGCCGCAAACGGGGCGCCGACCTCGACCTCTACGCCCTGTTCGTGCCGGCGTCGAAGGCGATACGCGGCGATCAGGCCCCCGGCACCCTCCTCACGCCGAAGAAGGGCTCGCGTCCCCCGCGCGCCTCGGACACCGCGCACAAGGGCAAGGGCGCGGACGTCGTCTACTACAAGCGCCTCGGCTCGCGGAAGAACCCTCCCTTCATCCACCTCGACGGCGACGCCCGCGTCCCCGGCCGCGAGACACTCCGTATCGTCCGCCCCGACCAGCAGGGCTACGTCCTGCTCTGCGCCTACTCCGCGCTCAGCAACGGCTTCGGCTCCTTCCGCAGCTTCGGGGCGAAGGTCGTCGTCACCGACGGGCGCGGCTCGACCGTCACCGTCCCGCTCTTCGAGAACACGAAGACCCGGTACTGGGTGGCCATCGCCCTCGTCGACTTCACCGCGTCCGACGGGGCGGAGATCCAGCACGTCGAGGCCTACAGCGCCCGTATGACCGAGCGCCGCCCGGTCCTGCACGTGGACGGCACCGTCGAGATGAACGCGGGGCCGGTGGAGTTCAAGCGGCGCTGA
- a CDS encoding NUDIX hydrolase: protein MARTEYYDDPNAPTPNSLVVAASAVVTDGQGRILLQRRWDNGLWALPGGGMELADSLPGAAVREVREETGLDVEITGLVGTYTDPRHVIAYSDGEVRRQFNVCFTARVIGGRLASSDESTGIRFVAPDELDGLPMHHTQRLRLRHFLEARERPYLG from the coding sequence GTGGCACGCACCGAGTACTACGACGACCCGAACGCACCCACGCCGAACAGCCTGGTCGTCGCGGCCTCGGCCGTCGTCACGGACGGGCAGGGGCGGATTCTGCTGCAGCGCCGGTGGGACAACGGCCTCTGGGCCCTGCCGGGCGGCGGCATGGAGCTCGCGGACTCGCTGCCCGGGGCGGCTGTCCGGGAGGTGCGGGAGGAGACCGGTCTGGACGTGGAGATCACCGGGCTCGTCGGGACGTACACCGACCCGAGGCATGTCATCGCCTACTCGGACGGTGAGGTGCGGCGGCAGTTCAACGTCTGCTTCACCGCACGCGTCATCGGCGGACGGCTCGCGTCGTCGGACGAGTCCACCGGCATTCGGTTCGTGGCTCCCGACGAACTGGACGGCCTCCCCATGCATCACACCCAGCGGCTGCGGCTTCGGCACTTCCTGGAGGCGCGGGAGCGGCCGTATCTCGGCTAG
- a CDS encoding SpoIIE family protein phosphatase: MDEPVITGRTTRPLDDVVGEALTARVTVDEHGTVTGWNAGAEQLLGYSAEQIVGRPAAELAAGPLPPDLPPFARLPRWHGTVPVRHRDGRRLEIKVLAHHRTGEWFLVTALSNQQPPPLADDPFVTWSFAQSPCCALALYDTRLRLRRANADMERSVALTEADMLGLRVNEIVDNPAGDRAEESMVRVLETGEPQYNENFLRAEGETREHAWSIFLSALRDPAGEVRGVCLTAHDMTEQHWARKRLQLIAEAGRRIGTTLDVMRTAQELADVTVPELADFATVDLLTSLEDLHEPLPEGGPPPGPVVMRRAAHQSVTPGMPEAVVAMGDVDEYPEGTAPVVTLRSGRSAVYEMTHPEITRLVARDPARGARVREFGVHSVMAVPLTARGTTLGVAVFTRHRKSQAFQQDDLVLAEELAARAAVSIDNARRYTRERGTAVMLQRSLLPQRLPKQAAIEVASRYLPAGAHAGVGGDWFDVIPLSGARVALVVGDIVGHGIHASATMGRLRTAVRTLADIDLPPDELLTHLDDLVARLATEREAGRSADAHSEPAGEVGATCLYAVYDPISQRCTLARAGHPLPAVVSPEGTAELLDLPVGPPLGLGGLPFEAAEIDLPEGSLLALYTNGLIESPDRDLDDGIRLLRRLLTGPEPSLDGLCDRILTDLLPPRPPDDVALLIARARALDASQVATWDVPADPSAVAQTRKDALAQLDAWDLEDAAFVTELVVSELVTNAIRHAEPPIQLRLIHLTHDDSLICEVSDGGNTAPHLRRARTYDEGGRGLLLVAQLTQRWGTRQTATGKTIWAEQPLEPVPPAGVSPVASPPSRTNAPG, from the coding sequence ATGGACGAGCCCGTCATCACCGGCCGGACGACACGTCCGCTGGACGATGTGGTCGGCGAGGCGCTCACGGCCCGCGTCACCGTCGACGAACACGGCACGGTGACCGGGTGGAACGCGGGCGCCGAGCAGCTCCTGGGCTACTCGGCCGAACAGATCGTCGGGCGCCCGGCGGCCGAGCTGGCGGCCGGGCCTCTCCCGCCGGACCTGCCCCCGTTCGCCCGGCTGCCGAGATGGCACGGCACGGTCCCGGTCCGGCACCGCGACGGCCGACGGCTGGAGATCAAGGTCCTCGCCCACCACAGGACCGGCGAATGGTTCCTGGTGACGGCCCTGAGCAATCAGCAGCCCCCGCCACTCGCTGACGACCCCTTCGTGACCTGGAGTTTCGCCCAGTCCCCCTGCTGCGCTCTGGCGCTCTACGACACCCGGCTCCGGCTGCGCCGCGCCAACGCGGACATGGAACGCTCGGTCGCCCTCACCGAGGCGGACATGCTCGGCCTGCGGGTCAACGAGATCGTGGACAACCCGGCCGGCGACCGGGCGGAGGAGAGCATGGTGCGGGTCCTGGAGACGGGCGAACCGCAGTACAACGAGAACTTCCTGCGCGCGGAGGGTGAGACCCGCGAGCACGCCTGGTCGATCTTCCTGTCGGCCCTGCGCGACCCGGCGGGCGAGGTGCGGGGCGTCTGCCTCACCGCGCACGACATGACCGAGCAGCACTGGGCCCGCAAGCGCCTCCAGCTGATCGCCGAGGCGGGCCGGCGCATCGGCACCACCCTCGACGTGATGCGTACGGCGCAGGAGCTGGCGGACGTGACGGTCCCGGAACTCGCCGACTTCGCCACGGTCGACCTGCTGACCTCCCTTGAGGACCTGCACGAGCCGCTCCCCGAGGGCGGGCCGCCGCCCGGCCCCGTGGTGATGCGCCGGGCCGCCCACCAGTCCGTGACCCCGGGCATGCCGGAGGCGGTCGTGGCGATGGGCGACGTGGACGAGTACCCGGAGGGCACCGCGCCGGTCGTGACGCTCCGCTCGGGACGGTCCGCGGTGTACGAGATGACACACCCCGAGATCACGCGGCTGGTCGCCCGTGACCCGGCCCGGGGCGCCCGGGTCCGCGAGTTCGGCGTCCACTCGGTGATGGCGGTACCGCTGACGGCCCGCGGAACCACGCTGGGTGTCGCCGTCTTCACCCGTCACCGCAAGTCCCAGGCCTTCCAGCAGGACGACCTGGTGCTGGCCGAGGAGCTGGCGGCCAGGGCCGCCGTCTCCATCGACAACGCCCGCCGCTACACCCGCGAACGCGGCACCGCCGTGATGCTCCAGCGCAGCCTGCTGCCGCAGCGGCTGCCCAAGCAGGCGGCGATAGAGGTGGCGTCCCGCTACCTCCCGGCCGGCGCGCACGCCGGCGTCGGCGGTGACTGGTTCGACGTGATCCCGCTGTCCGGGGCGCGGGTGGCGCTGGTCGTCGGCGACATCGTCGGCCACGGCATCCACGCCTCCGCGACGATGGGCCGGCTGCGGACGGCCGTACGCACGCTCGCCGACATCGATCTCCCCCCGGACGAACTGCTCACCCACCTCGACGACCTCGTGGCCCGTCTGGCCACGGAACGCGAGGCAGGACGGTCGGCCGACGCGCACTCCGAGCCCGCCGGCGAGGTCGGGGCGACCTGCCTGTACGCCGTGTACGACCCGATCTCCCAGCGCTGCACCCTCGCCCGGGCCGGGCATCCGCTGCCGGCCGTGGTGAGCCCCGAGGGCACCGCCGAACTCCTCGACCTTCCGGTCGGCCCGCCGCTGGGCCTGGGCGGCCTGCCCTTCGAGGCGGCCGAGATCGACCTGCCGGAGGGCAGTCTGCTCGCCCTCTACACCAACGGGCTCATCGAGTCCCCGGACCGCGACCTCGACGACGGCATCCGCCTCCTCCGCAGGCTGCTCACGGGCCCGGAGCCGAGCCTGGACGGCCTGTGCGACAGGATCCTCACCGATCTGCTGCCGCCCCGCCCGCCGGACGACGTGGCCCTGCTCATCGCCCGCGCCCGGGCACTCGACGCCTCCCAGGTCGCCACCTGGGACGTACCGGCCGACCCCTCCGCCGTCGCCCAGACCCGCAAGGACGCGCTGGCCCAGCTGGACGCCTGGGACCTGGAGGACGCCGCGTTCGTCACGGAACTCGTCGTCAGCGAACTCGTCACCAACGCCATCCGGCACGCGGAACCCCCGATCCAGCTCCGCCTCATCCACCTCACCCACGACGACTCCCTCATCTGCGAGGTCTCCGACGGCGGCAACACCGCCCCCCACCTCCGCCGCGCCCGCACCTACGACGAGGGCGGCCGAGGCCTCCTCCTCGTCGCCCAGCTCACCCAGCGCTGGGGCACCCGCCAGACAGCCACGGGCAAGACGATCTGGGCGGAACAGCCGCTGGAGCCGGTGCCGCCGGCCGGCGTCTCACCGGTTGCGAGCCCGCCGAGCCGGACGAACGCGCCCGGCTAG
- a CDS encoding ATP-binding protein — protein MIVWINGTHGAGKTTTSALVQQLLPDSRVFDAEKVGETLMDITPGLPGTDNFQHWPPWRPLVVETARRVLDYTGGTLVMPMTVLVEEYWREISAGLAQHAIPVRHFVLHADQVTLRGRIADDTVVGPNSSFRLKYLEPYAEAARTWLHGEAEVVDTTHLTPAQAAVRIAEAVKG, from the coding sequence GTGATCGTATGGATCAACGGAACCCACGGTGCGGGCAAGACAACGACCAGTGCGCTCGTGCAGCAGCTGCTCCCGGACTCACGGGTGTTCGACGCCGAGAAGGTCGGCGAGACACTCATGGACATCACACCGGGGCTGCCCGGGACGGACAACTTCCAGCACTGGCCGCCGTGGCGGCCGCTCGTCGTCGAGACCGCCCGCCGCGTACTCGACTACACCGGCGGCACGCTGGTGATGCCGATGACCGTCCTGGTCGAGGAGTACTGGCGTGAGATCAGCGCGGGCCTCGCCCAGCACGCCATTCCAGTACGGCACTTCGTCCTCCACGCCGACCAGGTGACCCTGCGCGGGCGTATCGCGGACGACACTGTGGTCGGGCCCAACTCCTCGTTCCGTCTCAAGTACCTGGAGCCCTACGCCGAGGCGGCCCGCACCTGGCTGCACGGCGAGGCCGAGGTCGTGGACACCACGCACCTCACGCCCGCCCAGGCCGCCGTGCGGATCGCAGAGGCCGTCAAGGGCTGA